The Lemur catta isolate mLemCat1 chromosome 6, mLemCat1.pri, whole genome shotgun sequence sequence TGCCAGTGAGCAAGGTTCTGGATAAATACAGATGAGGATGCCTATTTTAGACAATCtacttcaagtaaaaaaaaaaaaaaaaaaaaattcacagatacCCATCAGCTACTACTTTAGGTTCTAACAGTGTCTTAATCTGAGAAACAAATGCTTCACAAAATATAAGTTTACTGGAATGAGTAATTAAAAGACCAGGTGGTTGATAACAGTATACTCAAACCCAAGCCACAGTCTGAATGGTAAAACCggtataaaaaaatcacaaaggcaTTCCCTGAACAATAAAGGTAAAGTGTTGGATAACAATGTCACTAAAACCTCATCAATGCACTAAAAAGAAGTTACATGCAAAATTAAACAAGATGTGCcatacatattttataagctagttctactttttttcccccaacgtTCCTCAAAAGCTTATGAAGATATGATTGTCTCAGTCAATTGTGTGGCACAGCATAACCGACACTTCAATCTGCCTCCAACAAGATGGGTATTCTCTGAAAAGTCAGAAGAACCACCAAGAGAGGAACAGAAATGCAATAAAAGGCACAGTTCACTTAAGAGGCAAAGAACTGAAGCACCTTGGAatttcaaaaagaatccattaGGTGTCACCAAAGTGTTAACAATTCCTTGGGAATttgtaaacaaaaaaatacctagactaaaaatagaatgtaagGCTCCTCTGGAACCACAGCGCGCCTTTCCCTCTGTTCTCAGATAAATGGCTGCACAAAACAAGGGTATTTAGCCTATTTTAAGGAAGGCTTCTATTGCACATGCATTTCTTTGGATGGCAGGAACATgtacttttgttaaaatatttccataatgaACCCCTGTTGTGTGGTCAGCCAGGTATAGACATTCCTCCCTTTCTTGGGCCCCTCCTACTCACAGTCAAGCCGACCCTCAGAACTGAAGATCTGGTAGGTTTGGGTCTTTATTCAACATCCTTTTTCTATATTAGGTAAGAGCAGCCTCCAATGTgtaagagaaagggagaaagaaaagcagtgagatggaggaaggaaggaaagaaggaaggaagggaaaggaaggagggaggaaactgaaagaaaaaagggaagataacgagaagaaaaagaggaataaaaggaaagggAGTGATTGTCCAAAAATTTGCTGTGAGCCCTTTACTTGATAACAAATCTCCTAGCTAACAATCAAGGGATAAATAGCTGCTTCTACCCAAATTGCTTTTCAACTTTGAAAACAACCTCTAGGGGAAAAACTATATACTGTATGTAACTTGCTAGGGGTTATTAGCACATGGCCATTACCCTGCCTATGCAGAGAAGCTACACCAATTCGACCTCCACTCCAAGAGGGCAGAATCAGGGGACAGACTGAGCAGCGCAAGGCTCACCTGCACCTAGATTTTGAAGATCTACCTGCTTGAATCTCTGGTCAACTGCAGAGTTCACGGGTCCCTCCTTTTGGTTCAGCTCCTGCCTCTTTGGCTCTGTTCCCACATTTTACCAGGAAATCAAGCAATCCTAAAATGGGTTTAACATCTCAACACTGAAtgcttttaattcatttttaagcaactacctctccctttctcctctacCCTCAGCTTATAGCCAAgccaccttccccagccctgaGTGCTCCACCACAACACATGCCTTCTTCCAaacctgcttttcctttctttgtcaaAATGCTACAAAATCCTTCACAAATTTCTTAAGAGTTCCTAGATTCCTGTGCCTTTCAATTCACATGGATAGATTCCTctgacagataaaaaaaaaaaaaaaaacagacaggTAGTTTCAAAATAGGACAAGTATTCAGAGAGATTCCTagttaagcttttaaaaaatcatttgcacAACCTTAAGCTTAACATCATCATCACAtaattaaaataaccaaaagaaaattaaggacaaaaaaaaaaaaaaaaaaaacccccgaGTTCATGCTTCCAAGCACTCTAGAATGCTCCTGAAGAGACTACAGTTCACAGCTTGCCGAGAGGTAACACTGCGGTGCTGTAACAGAACAAGCTTGCAGACGCCCTTACGTGGGATGCTTAAGGTGCAGGATGCTGCGTGACCAGGTTTGGAGAACTACATCTAGACATCAAAGGGCAAGACCCTAGCATCACAGGGCAAGAACGCAGCCCTGGGAGAGGTGAGGCACTTGCTGCTGTTTGTACACGGGTCCTGCACGGCGCCGCGCTGGCGGAGAGCCCCGCCTTTAATCGGGTTTCCACACCTCGCCGAGGGCTTCTTCCAGCTTGTGTCTGTAGGCCGCATAGCGCCTCTTCAGGTTCTGTAGCTGCTCATCTTCTTCCTTGTCCAAGATGCGCAAGAAGTTCTGTAGTTCTGGAAGGCTGAAAGCTTCCCACTGTGAGagaacacaaacagaaaaatgccAGGTGTCTAACTCACAGGCAGGACCTAGGAATGCTGACCGGGCACATGCAGCTGTGGCcgcccttccctcccagcccggAGCCTCAGAAGGTGCGGTCCACCCACGCTCCAGTCACCCCTCTACCCGCTCCTCCACCCTCCAAGCTGGCTCTCCCTAAGTCCATCAGACACTTTCGTTCTTCACCTGATTTGACCCCCAGAGGCATTAGAAACAACTCCACACTCCTTCCATCTTACCTTGAGAGCCCTCATTGTCACTGCCTTCTTGCTCACCTCCCACAATCAATCTTATCACCTCCCAAACAGTTCTCCattcagcctgctttcctctccaCTGCCCTCTAGGGCTGGCTACCATCATCTATTCCTGCACCCCTGGGACAGCCTCCTACCTGTCTTCCTCATTCCACTCTTCCACTCCCCAGTCTGTTCCCCAAACACGATACCCTGTGTAAAATGCAAATCTGGTCAAGATTCTGCCCTGCTTAGAACCATCCAACGGCTTCCCTTAGTTGTTCAGGAAAAGTATGAAAGATCCTAACCTCTCCAGCCCCGTCTTCCCTACACTGAGCCTCGCTCTCTGCCCCAGGTGGCCTGGTACATGTTCTCCCTTCCTCCACTCTGCCTGGCTgtgaactcctactcatccttcacaTCTCAGCTTAAATGCCACCTTCTCTAAGAAGCCTTCCACCACTTTCCCCCCTCTTTTCCCACCCAGGACTTAGTCTCTTAGAAGCCCTCATGGAGCACTGGCAGCCCTGAAGACAACCAAGATTTTAAAAGTACTACAGGCTGGGTGCAgttgctcatgcctataatcccaagcCTACGTGGGAGAATTGCCCGAGGctaagagttcaagatcagcctgggtgacatagcgaGATCCCTggtctttaaaaaagtaaaataaaataaattagccaggtgctgtgggaggctgaggcaggaggatcacttgaggccaggagatcaaggttacagtgagctgtgatcacaccactacactctagcctgggcaacagagtgagactctgtctcttataaaaaaaaaccaaaaaaagtattTGCTTAGTATCATGTCACCCATACCTTAACCTATACTGCAGCTGCTGTACTTCTCACTCTCTGGGGTTTACCTCTTGCTCTTGAGGCCCTGAGTTCCATTTCCCTAAGACCACCTGGTACTTAGCAGGCACAAAAtacgtttttaaaaaaaaaactctttaaaaattaaagtagtgAATGACAAGTGGGGTATTTGGCATCATCTGGGaggtttttttcaaaaacatCCTCCTCTCCCAAAGGGGACCCTGGGTCCTGGCTGAGAATCACTGTCTGATGGGACAACCTAATTGCCAATGAACAGAGGACAGTGACAAAAACATTAAGTGGTCTCAATGAAGAAGACTTCCTGGAGTGGAGTTTGAGGATGgttattaaagaaaatgagaaacatggAATAAGGAGCAAAACCTTCTACATtagaatattttgttaatttttttaaaatttaacattttatgtttcaCATATGTTGAGGTCTCTAAAATAAAGACATCATATAAAATatcttctctctcccaccctgtAACAGCTGTGGAAAGTTTCTTCCCTCAGTTCAGTCTTCCTTAAATAACTAAGAAACAAGAACACCACACAGAGGTCCCACACCGCAGTCTAGAACATTAAAGCATAACGCAAAGTAAATTTCAAAACTGACTTGACATTAATTCCTTCCCAGACAATGTAGCTCAAGTTGCACTAAGCTATCTGAAATACTCAAAAGaccaagaacaagaaaaataaagcgTTGACTAGATTACGCTAATGAGTCTGGCTTAAGCTTTCAGAGCGAAAGCTGCAGAGATGCAAAGCCAAAGTAGACTTGTGCAGTAACTTTCTCCCCAAAACGAGAGTCTGAATTTCTTCAAAAGTTTCAAAACACCAAGATCAAAAGAAActtcaaaaatgtttaagataaCTGTCTTCCTAAAACTCCCTGAATAAACGTTTATATATAAACGTACTACTTACAAAGCATGTTCACATACATTTCTAATTGTGACTCAAAACCACCTTTTAAATTTAGTCCCACTTTACAGATTTTAATAGTGAGGGCTGAAAGATTAGAAGATTTACCCAAGGTCATGCTTCCAATTTAAcaaacagaaagagacagagtcCTGGTTTCCTAACTTTTAACCTAGAAACCCTATTCTCACTGTACCACCAAATGTCCTACAGGGATATTACATACCATTTCCTGCTCCAGACAGAAGACTGACACAGAGCTTTAGAGATTTGCTCAAGTGTCATTTTGAAGTTGACATTTGATCTAGAGGGCAGTCCCAAGTGCTTTTTTCTTCTACTGAACTGGCTAAATACAATCCTCCCTGGAGAGAACATGGCAAATGATGCATATGGAAACATAATTTCTTAATCATTTGACTggacaaagggggaaaaaagattctAGAAAGTTAAATGTCTTTCCCCGTAAAGAGatcagatttccttttctttctctttagaagGGAATAGCCTGGAGACTTTTGTTAGTAGCAAACATATGGAGAGTGTCAGCTTTCAAAGTTCAGCTGAATCAGAGTAATCTGAAGGTAGGAAGGGGTGAAAATGACTCTTTGGATGGAGATcaagtaaaaaattttattttctcccaccTCTGAGAATTACAGACCAACATAATGCTGTAAGAGAATTACACCGTAGGCTAACTTTGGGTTCATTTCTGATTCAAAATctgtctcccaccccccaccccaccccacccccgtctcagtggTCAAGTCACGAAGGCAATAAAACAGGGCCAGCTGTTCCGTAGAGTTTAAAGCAATAATGAAGAATCACTTACCTCTCCAATTTCATGTTCACGAAGAACAAAACTCAGCGTGTCTGTTCTGGGCCCTGCTACCAAACGCAGGTAGAGTGGATGTTCCCGGTCGGAGAGCTTGCAGGCGTAGACTGGGTAAGAAAACAAGCAGCACGTTGCAGAGTATTTAGTCATTCCTGAGACCAATCCCCCCCAAATAGGATCCCTTCCTCCAGATCAAGGTGTCAGGCTATGTTACCCCAGCCTCCAAGTCACCAACCTCCTCACCTTACTACCAACAGCCCACAGGGGAATGAAATCTACTCTATTTCTGTTCTGACCAATATGAACTGTGCCTTGATTAAGGAGGAAatcatttaagaataaatttaagtgGGTATTAGTCCCAAAATATGCTCATGATTAGGCCTGCTCTACCTTTTAGAAAGCAAGATAAAAAACCTAAAAAAGGATCTACAacccctttaaaaataataaaatataccatcCAAAGAACATGAAATCAGAGCTCTAAAGGAAAATCTCTCTACAAATTAATTTCGAATTAGCAACTACAAATAAACCAAACAATCAGAATACAAGCTCTGGTGGCTTCAAGCACAGCTATATGTGTCTCATGctatacacattcacacacgcacacataacACACAGTGTACTGGCATTGCCTATAGTGTTGAAAGATCTGCCAGCCATGGGGGTAATATTTCACTGGGATGCTATTACTTTCAGATTGTACAGCTGAAATCCAGGTGAGTAGGCAAAGCAGCTGCCAAGATAAAAATGCCACCTGAGCTTGTTATTCTGACACTTCCAGATGCAACTGCTTTGTAGGTGCCAATTTCCCTGAAGATATAAACTTTCCCCACACTGCTAAGCCTGTGGGCTCTGGAAGACAGGAACTCTAGcctattcatctttgtattccacAGGATCTAGCCCCATGGTATGTGTTCAAAAAATGTATGCACACTCAGCAACTAGCTGGGTTTCATTCTGTGTAATTGAAGAACAATATTATCATGTCACagtcaatatattttcttttatagctgTTTTAGGCTTTATccagaaaaactagaaaaacctTCAACAGTTTATTGCTCTCACACACACATCATTTTCAAATTGCACATAGTGAATCACTGTTGTCCACCATTCGTATCAATTTCTGCTCAACTTCCTGACCTGGAATATCTTATTCAATGTCATGcagtaattaatattttctttctatcccCTGAATGTGGGTAGGAATTTCCAACAGACAGAACCCACATCAAAGAGTTATTCACTCACTTTATGTGCCTCTGGGGCACAAGGGGGCCAAAATGCCCCAGTGTAATCCCAAGTGAGAGAAGCCAATGAAACAGAAGAGCACAGGGCTGGGCCATTTCCATCAGTAAGTTGAAATGGGCTGTGCCACACAAGTACCTCCCTGTCCTCAAGGTCTGCCAGGGCACAGGTCCACCAAGCCACTCCATGTGCAGATGCACATCAAATATGGAATATGCTACTAAAATTTCAACGACAGACGTATTCTTCTGTGTGTCCTGAAGAGCATTAAACTCAAAGCCActcctcttaaaaaaataaaaagctcccCCATCACAAAACCCTCCAGAGATGGCCATCACATGTGGATGCCTCTAAGCTCCTCAGACCCACAACTGCCCAACTCAGAAACAAGGACAGCCAGGAAACATTAAGTGCATGCCACAATTCCAGGATCTGACTCCATGCTCTGACACAGCTGACACAGATGGACCCACCAGTCTTCCTCCTGCTAATGAGGACACCAGATATAAGCAGAGGCAGAGCCCATTTTCATTCTGAGTGTGGCGGCAGCATACCTTGGTCTTCCCTGTGACAACGCTTATAAAGTGCAAACTTGGCAGGGCTCTCAGTCACGAGAAACTTTTTGAGCAGGGCCTCGATCACTTCCCCGACAGTGTTTGTGCTGCTGATATGAAGTGTGTTCATACAGCCATTGCTACCGGGAGCGAGTTTTCCAGGCTTCGGAGAAGTCTGGGGAGGTTTGCAGAGTTCCATCTGTACTTTAATGAAGCCAGTGTAAATCCCGTTTGAATTCTGAAGCAGGGAGAAAAGCACACACTTAGCCAAGTGGACAGAAGCATTTTAGGGAAGGAGCgtatcaaaacaaaacagggaaGTGAAACACTCTCTTGCTTTTTTCTCTGAGAGCTTTGTGGTGCCATAACTTCGCTAAAAAGTGTCCCCCGAGGGAATGACCTCAGAGGGAGGTTAACACACCCCTGCAAAGGGCTTCCAGAGGCAAGGTCTGCTGGGCAGATGTAGCAACTGAAGACGCCTCTGAAGCTACAAGTAAAAGGTCAGGGCCCATTTGTGAGGTTACAGTCCAGTGGTGCAGATACTAGCAAAACTACAAAACTTATTAAAGCTTGGGGTATGTCTAGGCTAAATGCTCAAAGGAAACAACATCCACAACTGATGACTAATATACAAAAAAGGAAGGTCACAATTAGGACTGTGAAATACCTAAGTCAACAGTGAGCTGACAGTAAGAAAATAGGCTATTTTCATTCCTAGTGGCCATTACAATACGTACCAGATTACCACTTTTGCTTAAATTTTTCAAACAGCATATATATCCTATGATATGGAAGGAAAACAAGTTCAAGCTACTTTGTAAACTATAGATATTATAAACACTTAATTTATGGTAGAATTACTATTTCTTAGTTGCcaaaaatagtaataatggtCTTGTcttcaccttttttcttttgcattcagtacatttagaaaagatttattgtaatgttttattaaaacaaattgtCAGGTGTTTTATATGTAAATGCTGCAATTAAAGTAGAACATTAAAAACCTCCTTTATGgtccattatttttcttcctttccacaaGATCAATTTACAATACTAATTCACTTGTTCATTCTTATAACAAAGTATTTTGTACAATACTTAAAATTGCTATCTTTGAAACAATAGGAAAACGTGTATCTGTTTTAATCTCCATAgcgaaagaaaaaaacaaaacacagggaGTGGAATTTTCCCCCTTTGatgaaaaatgtgtttgaaaaagAAACATCACTGGTGGAGCAAGAAGAATAATCTTGGGATTCTCTGCCACCTCTCCTCTTTTGGCGCAGTCCCACTGGGAAGGGATCCTTTATCACAAGGGTGTATATTTAAGAGCTCCTCCCCAAGGGTCACAGAATCCAGTAGGGCCTGTTCTAAATGGGTGACCCTGTCCTTTACTAAACTGCATCAGTTCACAGTCAAGAGACTGAGAAGCAGGGGTCCAAGGGCCCTGGAAACTGGCACCAAGGATGACACGTGCTGCGAGGAAGGCCACCAAACAAGTGGGCGAGACCTAGATGTCAGTTCAGTTTAGAGAAACATGAACACTCCAGCTTTGTTGTCAGCTCTTGTTTCATTTCTGCCAAGCCCGTCTTCCTCCcacacccctctccccacagagCTCCAACGGTGTGGGACAACAACGCACAGGAAGCTGAATACTAACTACTACCTCATCTTACCCTGACAACAAGTAGAGAGAAGTCTTAGCcacagttttatatatatacatatatatatccatattcCAAGCCATGGGCACAAAGTCCTTTCCCTGATAACTTCCATATCTATTTTATACAAGGTAAAACTTACCTGAGGTTTTGTTAAAATCTGAGTTACCATCTTTATGTTAGGCaataatgctaaaaatcatttgGGGAGGATgtcaaaaaatcttttaaaatctaaagtGTTTCACTTTTTTAAGGTTAAGCCAGTACCTGATTTTGAGACAAAAGACAGATTTGATTTGAAAGCTGcagaaaaattccattttcctgCATACCCTGACCGCTGAATTTCTGCAAATGTCTGCAAATGTtattcagagatttaaaaatacacagattatAGTACCAACAACTTATATTTGTCTTTTGACAGATGTCAACCTAAACAGTATTATGGGTACTCACCAAGGTCATCTTCAACTTGTCTGTGACTGCTGAATTGTATTTATGAACTTTCTCTTTGATTTCCTCTTTGCTGAGGTAATTGTgggtttccttctctttctccacatcctagaagaaaaataagccaTGCCACACATGAGCAATCATAGAAAAAAGTGCAGATAAGCCAGGATCCTTTTCACATTCCATACAAAATAACCAGATACACGTTACCTTGAactctccctctcccactttcAAACTCTCCCAGCTCATCCACCTATTTTATGGTTCTCATTCTTTCAGACTACAGTGTTCCTAGGGATATAGCAAATACAACTGATTTGTCAGCACCTAGAGGCAATACTTCATTAAGTATTGTTTTGCAAAATGGTCTTTGCTAAATTTCCCTTCTGCAAAAATATCCCCTCAGAGTGCCCGCTAGATTGGCCACttctattttaaacaatatttaaagacaaataaaaagttTCTCTTTAGCAAATTCTATTAACTGTATGGTCTTTATAGCTTTACAGTATGTATCAGCAAAAAGTACAGTaggtaataaatattaactgGCACTGCTTATTGACTAGCACTAATCACTGACCTATCACATTACACACAACTACCAGAGGGCAATTTATCTGCCCAACTAATCCCCATGCCAAGATACAAACAGCCAGACATGCCCTGCCCACCCACTCTGGTCTCACTCCACCTCTCTGCTTCCCCACACTCTGGACAGGAAAATATTGGTTAAATCCTCTCATCACTGTGAAGAACTCACCAATAATTTATTGTCTGAAGCGCTGGACTAGTGCAAGACACTATGCAGTAACTAACATGgggtcacaaaaggccacactgCAGTGTTTTGTAACCCTGCCCAAGCACCTACCTTGTATAGCATTTAATTCTTCCAACAACCTAACCAAGTAGGCATTATTACTCCGGGTTCCAGATGAGATTAAGCTCTAAGAACTAAATTAACCTGCCAAAAGAATCTTAACTGTTCCGTGGAAGCAAATGAATTCACCTGAAGGCTGACCCCAAAGCCTCCCAACCCTCACTAACACCCACAGTTCACTGAGACCTCTAAGTACTTATTCAAgttctcacttaatcctcccaacaatgAGCTAATTAATGCTAGTTAGCATCCCCAAGTCACAGATGACATCAACGTTTACAGAAGTCAAGTGGTTTGTCCAAGGACAATCCAAGTAGTTAAGAGACCAAGCTCCATTTTAATCCAGGTCCTTTACGTTGTTTTCACTAATTGAATTGGGGCCAGGCcaagccctttgggaggccaaggcaggagaactgcttgaagccagaagttcaaaaccagcctgggcaacacagcaagaccccacctctacaaaaaaaaacaaaacaaatgaatacaCTGAATTTGTAACCCACGGTTCTGATGCGGgtaaacatttgaaaacttaaaaaaaaaaaaaaaaaaggctgcatAATCATATTCTAACCTAAGCAGCAACTCAGAAAAGACGAAGGGTCCTAAATATCTTCAAGACAAAGAGAGGAAGAGTAATTAAAACTTGATGATTTATCCCCCCCAAAATAAAGCCTTTGAAAACATGCCTTTTCCAGCCAGGCACATCACACCACCCTCACAGCTGGATATTCACCAAGCAGGCACTTTCCCTGTTACTATGAGCTAGATATACACCAGGAATGGCTACGACAGAACTTGCACGAACACCACAGAGGCGTATAGAATTCCTCTTAATCCATTCAAGCCTCAACGTCTTTGACCTTAGACCCTACAAAGGGGTGTGCTGACTATAAATTATCTCAGTAACTTTTCAATTTCAGCACTGTCCTGGCAAAGTCTGGTGGGTCAGTGTATTGGGTCATACTGGAGAAATATCAGCTCAAGATAGTATGTTCATTTCCTAGCTTGGGGGCCTCAAAGTCCTTCGGGAGCATTCTATTTGCCAACGTAAAACCCCAAAGCAATCTTATTTTTGGTATTACTGGTTAGGGGAGGAAAGCTGTggattaaaataacttttctattttcttttctcttttttttttttttaagagacaagatcaTGCTCTGTCGTCCAGGCCGGAcagcagtggtgcaatcacagttcactgcagcctccaactcctgggctcaagtgatcctcccgccttgacctcccaatgagtgctgggactatgggtgtgagccacctcaccggcctaaaaataacttttcaaaagcTTCAGTGAAATTTTCCTAGgaaaatttaaacacacacatcgCATCTCTCTGCTTGCCCTGCTCTCCCCCATCCACAACTGCATACTGCTCATAGCTGAAGTAGAAAATGAGGtagtcttggtttcttcattcatttttaagtattaagTGTCCAAAGACTCTTCAAGGCATatgttaaaaagtatataataagGGACTTACAACTTCATAGATGTGGGATGGGAAGTTGGCAGGGCAAAGGGGTGTTGTGGAAAGTGCACCCCTCCAGCCACACCTGGGCTCTTCCCGAGTCTGTCACCAACTAACCCCATGCCCTGGGCTTACTAACCTGTCTGAGCCCATTCCCTCATTTTCTACCAAATGAAGGGACTAGAACAGATCACCTCTAGGTGCTTCCTGGCCTAGCAAGATCTGATTGCAAAGATCTGATCCTGCTCTCACTGGCATGACCAAGGGTGGCAAAATGGTTCCATCTGAGGGATCACAAAGCCTCGCCATTAAAAACACAGGAAGGGCTAGTTGTGTATTTATATCCTAGGAGTTTAGCACGTAAGTGAGAATCCCAAGAATGAAGTGACTAAGAGCAAAGAACAAGGTTAAGTAAAGCTGGTCAATTCCTAATTGTAGGTTTTGCTGGTGCTGTAACACCCATCCTCAGGCCCCTTCACATCAGCAGGCCACGGGCTTgctcttttgattttgttttgatttttggaaaATCAAAAGACCAAGCCTGTCTGGAGAGACAAATTTTCCCTGGGTCATCCACACGTAGATAATGGAGACATTCTTATGTTAGCAATTATCTTTCCTTCTCAGAGATTAAAA is a genomic window containing:
- the RASSF3 gene encoding ras association domain-containing protein 3 — its product is MSSGYSSLEEDAEDFFFTARTSFFRRAPQGKPRSGQQDVEKEKETHNYLSKEEIKEKVHKYNSAVTDKLKMTLNSNGIYTGFIKVQMELCKPPQTSPKPGKLAPGSNGCMNTLHISSTNTVGEVIEALLKKFLVTESPAKFALYKRCHREDQVYACKLSDREHPLYLRLVAGPRTDTLSFVLREHEIGEWEAFSLPELQNFLRILDKEEDEQLQNLKRRYAAYRHKLEEALGEVWKPD